The Myxococcota bacterium region TACCCGCCGGGGCCCGAGTGCGTGTGGGTCGCCACCAGCGCCAAGAGGCCGATGCCCTGCGAGTGAGTCGCCTCGAGCACCAGGTCGCGCAGGCCCGGGCGCGCGATCACCACGTCGAGCGCGATCAGCGCGACGCGCAGCTCGCCGAGCTCGAACACCAGCGCGCGCGCTTCGGGCGGGTCGAGCACGCCGTCGGCGCGCCGCGTGGTCAGTCCGCCATAGCCGCCCATCGACTCACCGGGCGCGGCAGGCAGCGGCGCCACGCCGAAGCCCACGCGCAGCCCCTGCGCGTGGGCCGCGGGCGCGGCCAGCGCCAGGGCGACGGCGGCCAGCCACGCGGCCGCGCGCCCGCGGCTAGCTCGGCGCCGGGCCGTCGACACGCTCGCGCACCGCGCGCAGATCGTCCCAGACCGCCTGGCGAGTCTCTCGGGTGTAGTTTCGCAGGAGATACGCGGGGTGATAGGTGGGCATGACCGGCACGCCCTGCCACTCGAGCCAGCGGCCGCGGATCTTGGTGATCGCGACCACGCGCCCGAGCAGCGCCGAGATCGCGGGCTTGCCCAGCGTGACGATCGCCGCGGGCGCGATCGCGCGCAGCTGCGCGTGGAGGAACGGCTGGCAGGTCGCCACCTCCTCGGGCTGCGGGTCGCGGTTCCCGGGCGGGCGGCACTTCACGATGTTGCAGATGTAGACGTCTTCGCGCCGCCAGCCGACGGCCTCGATCATCTTGGTGAGGAGCTCGCCCGCGCGGCCCACGAACGGGCGCCCGCTCTTGTCCTCCTCCTCGCCCGGCCCCTCGCCCACGAACGCCACGCGCGCGTCGGGGTTGCCTTCGCCGAACACGATCTGCGCGCGCTTCTCGGAGAGCGTGCAGCGGCGGCAGTCACCGATCTCGGCGCGCACGGCGTCGAGCAGCGCCTGTTTCGCGGCAGCCGCGCCGCCGACGTGCGTGGGCGCGGCGATCGGCGCCACGCGCGGGCGGAAGCCGGTGACGGCCGGCGCGGGCCGGACTGGCGCGGCCACAGGCGCGGGGTCGGCGAGCCGAGGCGCGCGCGGCGCGCGCGGCAGGAAATCGATGCCGTCCGCGGCCAGGTCGCGCAGCGATTCGCGGATCGCCGCCAGGGTGCGGGTGCGTTCGTCGGGAGGAGTCACTTCGCCGCCGTCTTCTTCTCGCGGAAGCCGTGCTTGATCTTCGCGAGCTTCTCTTCCACCTCGAACTCGAAGCCCTTGTCGTTGGCATCGTCGTGACACGAGCCGCAGATCACCGCGATCGCGCAGGTGTCGCATTTGTCGGTGAGCGCCACGATCGTGCCCGACTCCTTGCCCTTCGTCTCCACGTGCCGCTTGCCCGGCCCGTGGCAGCTCTCGCAGCCCACGCCCGCCAGCGTGCTCCCGCCCGCCGGGAAGCCCGTGGCCTGCTTGAAGCCCGTCGTGTGACAGCGCAGGCAGTCGGCGTTCTTCGCCTCGTTCTTGTGCTCGAGCGTGGTGAAGGCCTGGGCGTGGGCCGAGCCCGACCAGAGCGCATGCTCCTTCGCGTGGCACTCGGCGCACGACGCGGAGCCGACGAACTCGCCGGGGTCGAACAGCGTGCGCTCGCGTTTGGCGCGCTTCTCGGCCAGCGCGCGCCGCTCGTCGACCGACATGTTCGCGAGCGAGGCCATGGTCGCGGCGTGCGACACGAGCGGCAGGCGCTCGGCGAACACGAAGCGCAGCGAGTGCTGCGGGTCGTGACAGCCCAGACACACCGGCTCGAAGCCGGCCTTGGCGAACTCGGGTGACTGGTGCGGTCCGCCGCGCCCATGACAGTTCTCGCACTGCACCCCGCGCAGGTGCTCCTGGCGCTTGGTCGTGTCGAAGCCGCCGGGCTGGCCGAAGCCCACCGTGTGGCAGCGCAGGCAGTCGGGATCGCGGTCCTTGCCGTGCTCGACCAGGGTCTCCCAGGCGTTCGAATGCTTGGTGAGCTGCCAGGTCGCGTGCTGGTCGCGGTGACAGACCGAGCAGAACTCCTCGCCGCTGTACGCCGCCTTCTCGAGCAGGATCGGGTTCGGGACCCCGAGCTCCTTCTTGATCGCCAGCGTGAGCAGCGCCTCGATGCGCGGTGAGTCACCCTCCGTGCGCTCTACCACCTTGCCCTTGCGGTCGATCACGAACACCTCGGGCACGGTGCCCTTGAACGCGTAGCTGGCCTGGGCCTTGCCGTCGGCGTCGACGTAGGGCGGAAAGCCGAGCTTGAGCTCGCTCGCCATGTCTTCGATCACGTAGCGCTTGTCGCTGATCGACACGGGCACGATCGCGAGATCGGGGCTCTTGAGCTGGCCCGAGAGCCCGTTCAGGAACTTCAGCATCTCGTGGCAGTGCGGACAGGTGGGCAGGAAGAACAGGAACACCAGCACCTTGCCCGAGTAGTCGGCGAGCTTCACGTGACTCTCGCCGTCGAGCGACGCCACCTGGAAGGGCGGGGCGGCGGGCAGCACGCCGAGGATGGGCGTGGCCGCGCTGTCCGGCTCGGGCAGGTCGAGCGACTGGCGCAGGATGTTGGCGTAGGCGACGTCGTTTCCCTCGGGCTCGTTCGCGAGCCCGGCTACGGCCTGGCCGATCGCGCCCTGCGAGTCGATCAGGATCAGCGCCGAGGTGCCGGGCGGCACGCGCAGCTTGGCCGAGATGCTGCCGTCCGAGTCGATCACGACCGGGAAGTCGAAGCCGAAGCGCTTGGTGAAGTGCTGCGCGAGGAACAGGTCGTGGTCGCGAGTCACTCCCAGGAGCGCGATGTTCGCGCGCTGTGCCGGGCCGCGCAGGCCGTCGAGTATCTTGGCCGTGCGGTCGGCGTCGGGGTCCTGGCTCGAGAACACGAACAGGATGCCGCGGCGCTTGGCGAACAGGTCGGTGCTGACCCGCGAGCCCGTGAGCGTGCGGCCCTCGAAGCGCGGCAGCGCGCTCGGGCCGCCGCGGGTCTGCGCGTCGGCGGGCGCCGGGCCGAGCCACGCCACGGCCACGGCCGAGACCGCCAGCGCGGCGAGTGCGGCGCTCGCCGCGATGTGAGTCCAGGTCCGATCCGTGCGCATCAAGCCTCGGCTTTCCGGGGTCGGCGCAGGATAGCGGACGGCGAGCCGCAGGCGAACGAGCTTCGTCCGGTCTAAACTGCCTGTGATGGCGGCGACTTCGCCTCAGGAGTTCGTGCGGGCGCTGGCGGCGCGGCTGGATGCCGGCGAGAACGTCGCGGTAGCGACCGTGGTGCGCATCGAGGGCAGCGCCTCGGCCAAGCCGGGCGCGAAGTCGATCATCGACGCACAGGGGCGAACGGTGTTCGGCTGGATCGGCGGCGGCTGTGCCGAATCGACCGTGCGCGACGTGGCGCGCGAGGTGCTGGCCGAGCGCGGCTCGCGGCTGATCCGGCTCGACCTCGACGACGAGGTGCTCGGCGTGGGCATGCCCTGCGGCGGCTACATGGAGATCTACATCGAGGCCATGATGCAAGCTCCCAAGCTCCTGGTGCTGGGTCACGGCGTGATCGCCGAGACACTCGTGCGGTTCGCGCACGCGCTCGGCTTCCACACCACCGTGAACGATCCGCTGGCCACGCCCGAGGCCTTCCCGCAGGCGGACCTGCGCGTGACCGAGGACCCGGACTACGCCAAGGCGGAGTGCGACGGCGAGACCTACGTCGTGATCGCGACCCAGCACAAGAGTGACTACGAGGCGTTGCAGCGCGTGCTTCGCCAGTCACCCGCCTACGTGGGGCTGGTCGCGAGCCGCAAGCGCTCGGCGCTCGTGCTCGAGCGGCTGCACGAAGACGGCATGTCGCTCGAGCTCCTGCGCCGCGTGGCGGCGCCGGCCGGGCTCGACCTGGGCTCGGTGACTCCCCAGGAGATCGCGCTCTCGATCCTGTCCGAGATCGTGCAGCGCTGGCGCGGCGCCAAGACCACGGGCCTGCCCCTGATGCGCGTGAAGGGCGTCGAGATCACCGAGGCCGGCGTGCACGTGCCCGAAGGGCCGATCGAATCGCCCAAGTGTCCGACCTAGAGCGATCACTAGACGGGCTGTATCGCGAGGTCGTGCTCGAGCACTACCGCCACCCGCGCAACCGCGAAGCACTGGCGCATCCCAGCGGCTCGGCGCGAGTCACCAATCCCGTGTGCGGCGACCAGGTGCAGGTGGAGGTCGAGCTGGCCGGCGGGCGCATCGCGCGCGTTTCGTCGCGCGCGCGCGGCTGCTCGATCGCGGTGGCGTCGGGCAGCGTGATGACCGAGCTCGTGCAGGGCGCCACGCCCGAGGCCGCGCGCAGTCAGTCGGAGTCACTCGGCCGGGTGGTGCGCGGCGAGCCGGCGCCGGAGGGGCTCGACGCGCGGCTGCGCGCGTTCGGACGCGTGGCCACGCTGCCCTCGCGCCAGCGCTGCGCGACGCTGGCCTGGGAGGCGCTCGAGGAGGCGCTCGCCGCCAGCCGCTAGCGCTTGCGCGACTTGCGCCGCGGGGCGCGCTTGCGCGAGCGAACGGCTGCAGGCGGCACGCGCGCCCCGGTCGAGATACGGATCGAGCGCATGGTGTTCGCGCAGCGGTGCAGCGAGCCGAAGATCCGGTCGAAGAGCACGGTGCCCAGGATCGCGCGCCGGCTCGGCTCGGCGATGTCGTCACCGCGGGCGCGGATGGGCACACCCGGGCCTTCGGGGGCGCTGGTGAACTCCGCCTCCGAGAGCAGCCAGGCGATCTCGGCGTACTTCGCGAGGTCGGCGACGGCGAAGTCGGGGTACAGGTAGCGGCGCACCTGGACGACCGTGGCCGCGATCTCGCGCGCGTTGTGGTCGCGGCCGACGTCGACGGTCCAGGGCAGGGCGTCGAGAAACGCGCGCACCTCGCGCGTGACTCGCTCGAGCTCGGCCGGCGAGGCGGCGCCCTCGGGCAGGCGGTAGAGCGCCCGCATGGCCTCGCCGATCGGGTCGCCGTCCCAGCCGCGGTCGAGCTGCGCGCTGACGCGCGCGACGGCGTCGAGCGGCAGGCCCGCCACCTCGCGCAGCGCGCGGATCAGCGCCAGGCGCTCCAGGTGCGGGCTGCCGTAGCTCGCCTGGTTGCGCGCATGCACGGCGCCCGGCGCGAGCAGGCCTTCGCGGATGTAGAACTTGATCGTGGAGCGCGGCACCCCCGCGCGTTGGCTGAGCTCGGCGATTCGCATTCCGGAACAGGTTGACGTTGGAATGTAGACATGTCTAGTATCCGATTATGGATATTAGATCTATCCAGTATACGGAGTCGCGGAGGGCGCGCGAGATGAGGCAGTCGTGAAGGTCGAGATCGAGGGCCGGGTGCACCCGCGCTACGGCAAGCTGAAGGACGTGTTCGCCGCGCAGCTCGCGAGCGGCGCGGAGATCGGCGGGGCCGTCGCGGTCACGGTCGACGGCGAGCCCGTGGTCGACCTGTTCGCCGGCTTCGCCGATCCCGCCCGCGCGCGGCCCTGGACGCGCGACACGATCGTCCACGTGTACTCGGTCACGAAGGGCATGACCGCACTGTGCGCGCACCGGCTGGTCGACCGCGGCGCGCTCGAGCTCGACGCGCCCGTGGCGAGATACTGGCCGGAGTTCGCCCAGGCAGGCAAGGGCGCCATTCCCGTGCGCTGGCTGCTCTCGCACCAGGCCGGCCTGCAGGCGCTGCGCGCGCCGCTCCCACCCGAGTCACTCTACGACTGGCAGGCCATGTGCGCGGCGCTGGCCGAGGCGGCGCCGGTGCTTCCGCCGGGCGTGCTCGGCTACCACCCGGTGACCTTCGGCTGGCTGGTCGGCGAGCTGGTGCGCCGGATCGACGGGCGCAGCCTCGGGCGCTTCTTCCGCGAGGAGGTCGCGACACCGCTCGGTGTCGACTTCCACATCGGGCTGGGGCCGGGCGAGGAGAAGCGCGCCGCCGACATCACGCAGCTCGTGCCGCCGCCCGAGCTCGCCGACGCGTTCGCGGGCGCAGCCGCCGGTGAGCCCCCGCTGGTCTTGCTGGCGTTCGTGAACCCCGCGGGCACCGGTGACCACAACGCACCGGCGCACCGGCGCGCCGAGATCCCGGCGCTGAACGGTCACGGCAGCGCCGCCGCGCTCGCGCGCGTGTACGGGGCGCTCGCGCGCGGCGGCGAGCTCGACGGCGTGCGCGTGCTCTCCGCCGAAGGCGTCGAGCGCGCCCGCTCGCTCCAGGCGCAGGGCACCTGCGCGCTGCTCGGGATGCCCGTGCGGCTCGGGCTCGGCTACTGGCTCAACCAGCCCGGTGTCTCGGGCTGCGAGCTCGGCCCGAACCCGGGCGCCTTCGGTCACCCCGGCGCGGGCGGCAGCCTGGGCTTCGCCGACCCGGCCGCGCGCGTGGGCTTCGGCTACGTGACCAACCGCATGGGCTCGAGCCTCACTGTCGACCCGCGCGCCAGCGCGCTGATCGACGCCTTCTACGCCGCCGCATGATCCGCCTGCGCCGCTAGTGAATCTCGCGGTCTGGACCGCGCTGCCAGCGGTCTACGCGCTCGTCTCGCGCCGCACGACTCCGAAACGAAACGGCCCGGCGCAGAAGCGCCGGGCCGCGTCAGTCGACGCCGTCCTCGGAGGCCGTTTCAGGCCTTCGCGACGTTCACCACCTGGATCTCGGTGAAGCCGAGCAGGCCCCATGGCCCGTTCTCGACGCCGATGCCCGACCACTTGGCGCCGCCGAACGGCAGGTTCGGCGCGATCGCCAGGTGCTGGTTCACCCAGGCCGAGCCGCACTCGAGCTCGCGGGCCACCGCGGCCGCCTTCTCGGGATCCGACGACCACACCGAGCCCGAGAGCCCATAGTGAGTCGCGTTCGCGCGCTCGACCGCGTCTTCCACGTTGCGGTACGGCACGATCGGCAGCGCCGGGCCGAACTGCTCCTCGTCCACGAGCCGCACGCCGTCCGAGATCTCGGACACGATGGTCGGGGCGATGAAGTAGCCCTTGCTCGACAGCTGCTGTCCGCCGGTGACGACCTTGGCGCCGTGCTTCTTGGCGTCGTCGATCATCTCGCGGACCTTGTCGTACTGCATCTTGTTGTTGAGCGGGCCGAGCTGCGTGCCGGCCTCGAGGCCGTTTCCGACCTTCACCGTCTTCGCGATCTCCTGCAGCTCACTGACGACCGAGCTGTAGAGCTTCTCGGGCACGTACACGCGCTTGATCGCGCTGCAGATCTGGCCCGAGTTCTCGAACGCGCCCCAGAACACCTTCTGCGCGGTCGCCTTCACGTCGATGTCGCCGAGCAGGATCGCGGCGTCGTTGCCGCCGAGCTCGAGCGTGACGCGCTTCAGGTCGGGCGCCGCGGCCGTGTTCACCTTCTTGCCCGTCGCGACCGAGCCGGTGAACGACACCTTGCGCGGCACGGGGTGCGCCGTCATCCAGCCGCCCAGGTCGTTGCCGCCCGAGACCACGTTCACGACGCCCGGCGGCACCACGCTGCGCAGGATCTCGCCGAGCTTCAGCGTGGTGAGTGGCGTGTAGGGCGAGGGCTTGATCACGACCGTGTTTCCGGCCAGCAGCGCCGGCGCGATCTTCCACACCGCGAGCATGAGCGGGAAGTTCCAGGGCGTGATCGCCGCCACGACGCCCAGCGGACGGCGGTGGATCTCGATGCGGCGGGTCGCGTCGTCCTGGATGGTCTCGATCGGGATCTGCAGCGACGCCGTGTACTGGAACCAGATCGCGGCCCCGAACACTTCCTGCATCGCCTTGTCGACGGGCTTGCCCTGCTCCTGAGTCAGGAGCGGCGCGATCTCGCCGCCGCGGGCCTGGATCGCCGCGCCGATGTCGAGCAGCGTCTGGCGGCGCTTGGCCTCGTCCTTGCGCCAGGCGCGGAAGGCGTTCTGCGCCGACTCCATGGCGGAGTCGAGCTGCGCCTTCGTGCACTCGGGCGGCTGCGCGAACACCTGCTCGGTGGCAGGATTGATCACGCCGAAGGTGCCCTTGGCGGCCTCGGCCTTGCCGTCGATCGTCATCGTGTAGTCACTCACAGAGTGTCTCCTTCAGCAATGGTCGGTGGATGGTTCAGCTCGCGACCTTCTCGAGGATGTGCACGCCGCACGCCGAGCCCAGCCCGATCACGTGGGTGAGCCCGAAGCGCGCGTTCGGCACCTGGCGCTTGCCGGCCTCGCCACGCAGGTGCGTGGTGACTTCGTAGATGTTGGCGATCCCGGTCGCGCCGAGCGGATGTCCCTTGGACAGAAGCCCGCCCGAAACGTTCACCGGGATGCGCCCGCCGAGATAGACCTGCTTCTCGTCGATCATGCGGCCGGCCTCGCCGTCCTTGCAGATGCCGAGGTTCTCGTAGTGCAGGATCTCGGCGGTCGCGAAGCAGTCGTGCAGCTCGATCAGGTTGATGTCGTCGGGGCCGACGCCGGCCATCTCGTAGGCCTTCTTCGCCGCCTCGCGCGTGCAGGTGTTGACGTCGGGCATGGTGAGATCGCGCTGCGTGAAGCGGTCGCTGGTGAGCACCGACGCCTTCACGCGCACCGCGCGCTTCAGCCCGAGCTCGCGCGCCTTCTTCTCCGACGCGAGCACCGCCGCGGCCGAGCCGTCCACGTTCACCGAGCACATGAGCTTGGTGTTCGGGTACGAGATCATCTCGGCGTTCATGACCTCTTCGAGCGGTGTCTCGATCTGGTATCGCGCCTTGGGGTTCATGGTCGAGTGCCAGTGATTCTTGACGCTGACCTTGGCGAACTGCTCGAAGGTGGTGCCGTACTTGCGCGCGTGCTCCATGCCGGCCTCGGCGAACACCGCGGGCATGGTGCCCGAGCCGAGCAGACCCTCGGTCGGGATGCCCTTGCCGCCGCCGCCGCCGCCCAGGAGGCCGGCGCCGGCCATCTGCTCCACACCGACACACAGCACCAGGTCGTAGAGTCCGGCCTTGATCGCGGTCCAGCCCTCGCGGAACGCGGTTGCGCCCGTGGCGCAGGCGTTGGCGCAGTTCACGACGGGAATGCCGGTCTGGCCGATCTGCTGCAGGATGCGCTGGCCGACCATGGCGTTGGACTGCATCAGGTTGCCGCAGTACAGCGCCTCCATGTCGTGGATCGTGAGTCCCGCGTCGTCGAGCGCCATCAGCGCCGCCTCGGCGCCGATCTGCGGAACGCTGCGGTCCGGGAACTTCCCGAACTTGATCATGTCGGTGCCGAGAATGTAGACGTCGCCCATGGAGTGACTCCTCTCAGCTCTTCGCGGGCTGGAAGTAGTAAGTGAGATACTCGTTGCCCTCGCGGTCCTTGCGAGGGGCGATCTTGTACACGACATCGACCCTCATCCCCATCTTGATCTGCTTGGGGTCGGGCTCGATGCCGATCAGGTTGCCCTTCACGGTGCCGCCGCCGTCGAGGTCCACCACCGCCGACACGTACGGCGTCTCGATGCCGGGGAACGACCGGTGGGTGATCGAGTACACGTACAGCTCGCCCTTGTTGGCGAGCCGCGTCGGCTCGAGCTGCTTGCGGGCGCCGCACTTGGCGCACACGTCGCGCGAGCCGAGAAAGATCGACTTGCACGCGCTGCAGCGCGAGCCCTCGAGATAGGGATCACCCTGCTCGGGAATCTTCAGAAATGGAACTACTGGAAGCGGCTTCTTCTGAGCCGCCTGGACTTCAGCCATGGCGCGCACCTCGTCGAGGAAAACCCGCAGCGATTCTGCGCTACCCGGAACGGGCGGGTCAAACGAGGGTCAGCGGCCGATCTGGTGGCCGGGGCTCTTCTTGCGCTGCGCTTTGAGCTCGGCCTCGAGCGCCTCGAGCTTGGCCTTGAACGCGGCGTTCTTGGGCTCGAAGGTGAGGGCGGTCTTCAGGTTGGCGTGCGCCTTCACGGCGTCGCCGGCGCGCTCCGCCTCGAGATGCAGGGTGTAGTAGCGCTTGCCGTTGGGCGTGGTGCCGCGCGCGGCATCGGCTTCGACCTTCTTCTCCTGCTCGAGCTCGGGGTTGTAGCGGACCTGGCCGCTGGAGAGCGCCGAGTCGTAGGCCGCGCGGCGCGTGCGGTCGCGCAGCACCAGGTAGCCCTCGGTGATGCGGCGCGCGATCACGTCCACGGCGTCGCGCACGTCGTCGGATTGCGCGAGATAGGCGTCGGGGTGGAAGCGGCGGCGCGCGTCGTGGTAGGCGCTGCGCAGCGCCTCGGAGGTGGCGCCGGGCTCGAGCTTCAGCAGGCGGTAGTAGTCGACGCGGTCGATCACGCGCGCCAGCGCCTTGATCTCTTGCAGGTTGGTGTCCGACTGAGTCACTTCACACCCGCCCGACGTCAGTCGTCGCCCAGGACCTGGTCGTCGTCGCCATCGGGCTCGATCTCGGCCTCTTCGAGCTCGATCTCGCGCGCGCCGCCGCCGAGCTCGGTGTGGGGCCGGATCGGCTGCTGCGCCTCGCCGCCGAGGTCGCCCTCGACCTTGCCGAAGAGCGGCTGCTCCGCGTCGGGCTTGTCGAGCATGTCCTGCACGTCTGCCTCGAGCGCGGGCAGGTCGAGCAGGCCGTCGTCGGCCTCTTCGAGCTCCGCGACCGGGAGCGGCTCGTTGCCGCCGGCGCGCCGCGACCGGCCCACGGGCGCCGCGTTCGGCGCGACGTCGGCCGTGCGGTCCTTGGCCATGATCTCCTGGATCTGCTCCTCGGACAGGCCGCTCGACATCGACACGGTGGTCGAGGCTTCGGCGCCCGTCTTGGGGTCGCGCGCCTGCACCTTCACGATGCCTTCGGTCGAGATCGAGAAAGTGACTTCGATCTTCACCTCGCCGCGCGGCCCGGGCGCGAAGCCCGAGAACTCGAACTCGCCCAGCAGCGTGTTGCCCTCGGCCTGGCGCGACTCACCCTGGTAGATGCGCACCGCGATCGTCTTCTGGTGGTCGCGCACCGTGGTGAACACGCGCATCTGGTCGATCGGCACCGGGCTGTTGCGCTCGATGATGGCTTCGGAGAGACCGCCGGCGATGCCCATGCGCAGCGTGAGCGGCGTGACGTCGAGCAGGTAGCTGCCCGCTTCGGGCGCGGCGAGCGAGGCGGCGTGGATGGCCGCGCCCATGGCCACGACCTCGTCGGGATTGATGCCGGTCTCCGGCTCGCGCTGGAAATACTCCTTCACGGCGTTCCGGATCGAGGGCAGCCGGGTCGGCCCGCCGACCAGGATCACGCCGTTCAGGTCGCGCGTGGTGAGGCTGGCCTGCTGGAGCGCCTCGTCGCACACCTTGAACGTGCGCAGGATCAGGTCGCGGATCAGCTTGTCGAAGTCCTTGCGCGTCAGCGTGTACTCGACGCCGATCTGCTTGCCCTCGTGCTCGGCGAGGTCGGGGATCGAGATCTGCGCCTCTTCGCGCTCGGCGAGCTCGATCTTCGCGCTCTCCGCGGCCATGCGCAGCTTGGCGAAGGCATAGGGATCGGGGCGCACGTTCACACCGTGCTCGGACTGCACCTTGTCGGCGAGCAGGTCGATCACGCGGTCGTCGAAGTCGTCGCCGCCGAGGTAGGTGTCGCCGGCGGTCGCGAGCACCTCGAACACGTCCTTCCCGATCTCCAGGATCGAGACGTCGAAGGTGCCGCCGCCGAGGTCGTAGATCGCGACCTTCTGGCGCAGGTCCTTGCCGTAGCCGTACGAGAGCGCGGCCGCGGTGGGCTCGTTCAGGATGCGCAGCACGTCCAGGCCGGCGATCCGTCCCGCGTCCTTGGTCGCCTGCCGCTGGTTGTCGTTGAAGTAGGCGGGGACGGTGATGACGGCGCCCGAGACGGGTCGCCCGAGGGCGCCCTCCGCGATCGCCTTCATCTCCTTAAGCACGAAGGCGGAGATCTCGGGCAGCGAGAACTCCTCCTCGCGGATCTTGATCCGCACCCCGTGGTTCTCGCCGGGCACGATCTCGTACTTGCAGACCGCGCGGGCCTTGCGGACTTCCTCGCTGAAGAAGTACCGCCCGATCAGGCGCTTGGCCGACGAGACCGTGTGCTTGGGGTCGAGGATGATGCGCTGCTTGGCCGCGTTGCCGACCTCGATCTTGCCGCCCTCATGAAAGGCGACCACCGAGGCGATCACGCGCTCGCCCTTCTTGTTGCCGAGCACCGTCGGCTTGCCGTCGAGCATCGCGCAGACGCACGAATTGCTCGTTCCGAGATCGATGCCGATCGTGACGTCCTTGCTCATACTCTCCGGCCGCGAGCCGACTTCGCGCATTTCATCGGCAAGCCGACCGAGGCGACTGAAGCGATTGACCCAGTCAGAGCACGGTGTTACCTCCCCGGTCCCTCACGGAGGCTCTCATGTCCGGTCACTCGAAGTGGGCGACCATCAAGCGCAAGAAAGGCGCTGCGGACGCCAAGCGGGGCAAGATCTTCACGCAGGTGATCCGCGAGATCTCGATCGCGGCGGGCCTGGGCGGCGGTGACCCCAACGCCAATCCCCGTCTGCGCCTGGCGGTGCAGAAGGCGCGCTCGGTCAACATGCCGCGCGACAACATCGACCGCGCGATCAAGAAGGGGACGGGCGAGCTCGGCGGCGAGAACTACGAAGAGATCCGCTACGAGGGCTACGGCCCGGGCGGCGTGGCGGTGATCGTCGACGCCACCACCGACAACCGCAATCGCACCGGCGGCGAGATCCGCCACATCTTCAGCCGCTTCGCCGGGAACCTGGGCGCGACGAACTCGGTCGCGTTCATGTTCGAGCGCCTGGGCGTGCTCGAGTTCGACCGCGCCGGGCTCGACGCCGACGCGCTCATGGAGGCCGCGATCGAGGCCAACGCCAAGGACGTCGTGGAGGACGAGGACGCGATCACCGTGCAGACCGTTCCCAACGAGTTCGCGGCCGTGAAGGAGGCCCTCGAGGCCAAGTCCTTCAACGCCGCGAGCGCCAAGCTCGCCATGGTGCCGAGCTCGACCGTGAAGCTCTCGGGCAAGAACGCGGAGCAGATGCTGAAGCTCTACGAGGCCCTCGACGAGCACGAGGACGTCTCCGAGGTGTTCTCGAACTTCGAGATCTCGGAAGAGGACATGCTCGCGGCGAGCAAGGGCGACGGGTAGACTCACCTCCGGTCATTCACCGACCGGGGGGTCGAGTGCGGATCCTGGGAATTGATCCCGGCTCCAACGCCACGGGCTACGGCGTGGTGTCGATCGAGGGCAGCAGCTTGCGCCGGCTCGGCGGCGGGACGATCCGCGTGCGCGGCGACTCACTGGGCGTGCGTCTGGCGCAGCTGCAGCGCGAGCTCGCGCGGCTGATCGGCGAGCTGGCGCCCGAGGTCGCGGCGCTGGAGTCGGTGTTCTCCGCCAAGAGCGCGCGCTCGGCGCTCGTGCTCGGTCACGCCCGCGGAGTGGCGCTCGCGGCCTGCGCGACGGCCGGGCTGTCCACCGGCGAGTACAGCCCGTCGCAGGTGAAGCTGGCGGTCACCGGCTTCGGCCGCGCCGAGAAGACGCAGGTCGCGCGCATGGTGCAGCGGCTGCTGGGACTGACTGCCCCGCCGCCCGCCGACGAAGCCGACGCGCTCGCCGTGGCGCTGTGTCACGGTCTCTC contains the following coding sequences:
- a CDS encoding Hsp70 family protein, producing MSKDVTIGIDLGTSNSCVCAMLDGKPTVLGNKKGERVIASVVAFHEGGKIEVGNAAKQRIILDPKHTVSSAKRLIGRYFFSEEVRKARAVCKYEIVPGENHGVRIKIREEEFSLPEISAFVLKEMKAIAEGALGRPVSGAVITVPAYFNDNQRQATKDAGRIAGLDVLRILNEPTAAALSYGYGKDLRQKVAIYDLGGGTFDVSILEIGKDVFEVLATAGDTYLGGDDFDDRVIDLLADKVQSEHGVNVRPDPYAFAKLRMAAESAKIELAEREEAQISIPDLAEHEGKQIGVEYTLTRKDFDKLIRDLILRTFKVCDEALQQASLTTRDLNGVILVGGPTRLPSIRNAVKEYFQREPETGINPDEVVAMGAAIHAASLAAPEAGSYLLDVTPLTLRMGIAGGLSEAIIERNSPVPIDQMRVFTTVRDHQKTIAVRIYQGESRQAEGNTLLGEFEFSGFAPGPRGEVKIEVTFSISTEGIVKVQARDPKTGAEASTTVSMSSGLSEEQIQEIMAKDRTADVAPNAAPVGRSRRAGGNEPLPVAELEEADDGLLDLPALEADVQDMLDKPDAEQPLFGKVEGDLGGEAQQPIRPHTELGGGAREIELEEAEIEPDGDDDQVLGDD
- a CDS encoding YebC/PmpR family DNA-binding transcriptional regulator; this encodes MSGHSKWATIKRKKGAADAKRGKIFTQVIREISIAAGLGGGDPNANPRLRLAVQKARSVNMPRDNIDRAIKKGTGELGGENYEEIRYEGYGPGGVAVIVDATTDNRNRTGGEIRHIFSRFAGNLGATNSVAFMFERLGVLEFDRAGLDADALMEAAIEANAKDVVEDEDAITVQTVPNEFAAVKEALEAKSFNAASAKLAMVPSSTVKLSGKNAEQMLKLYEALDEHEDVSEVFSNFEISEEDMLAASKGDG
- the ruvC gene encoding crossover junction endodeoxyribonuclease RuvC, with translation MRILGIDPGSNATGYGVVSIEGSSLRRLGGGTIRVRGDSLGVRLAQLQRELARLIGELAPEVAALESVFSAKSARSALVLGHARGVALAACATAGLSTGEYSPSQVKLAVTGFGRAEKTQVARMVQRLLGLTAPPPADEADALAVALCHGLSRRSVGRVPTRPSDLS
- a CDS encoding thiolase family protein, which translates into the protein MGDVYILGTDMIKFGKFPDRSVPQIGAEAALMALDDAGLTIHDMEALYCGNLMQSNAMVGQRILQQIGQTGIPVVNCANACATGATAFREGWTAIKAGLYDLVLCVGVEQMAGAGLLGGGGGGKGIPTEGLLGSGTMPAVFAEAGMEHARKYGTTFEQFAKVSVKNHWHSTMNPKARYQIETPLEEVMNAEMISYPNTKLMCSVNVDGSAAAVLASEKKARELGLKRAVRVKASVLTSDRFTQRDLTMPDVNTCTREAAKKAYEMAGVGPDDINLIELHDCFATAEILHYENLGICKDGEAGRMIDEKQVYLGGRIPVNVSGGLLSKGHPLGATGIANIYEVTTHLRGEAGKRQVPNARFGLTHVIGLGSACGVHILEKVAS
- a CDS encoding Zn-ribbon domain-containing OB-fold protein, whose protein sequence is MAEVQAAQKKPLPVVPFLKIPEQGDPYLEGSRCSACKSIFLGSRDVCAKCGARKQLEPTRLANKGELYVYSITHRSFPGIETPYVSAVVDLDGGGTVKGNLIGIEPDPKQIKMGMRVDVVYKIAPRKDREGNEYLTYYFQPAKS
- a CDS encoding aldehyde dehydrogenase family protein, translating into MSDYTMTIDGKAEAAKGTFGVINPATEQVFAQPPECTKAQLDSAMESAQNAFRAWRKDEAKRRQTLLDIGAAIQARGGEIAPLLTQEQGKPVDKAMQEVFGAAIWFQYTASLQIPIETIQDDATRRIEIHRRPLGVVAAITPWNFPLMLAVWKIAPALLAGNTVVIKPSPYTPLTTLKLGEILRSVVPPGVVNVVSGGNDLGGWMTAHPVPRKVSFTGSVATGKKVNTAAAPDLKRVTLELGGNDAAILLGDIDVKATAQKVFWGAFENSGQICSAIKRVYVPEKLYSSVVSELQEIAKTVKVGNGLEAGTQLGPLNNKMQYDKVREMIDDAKKHGAKVVTGGQQLSSKGYFIAPTIVSEISDGVRLVDEEQFGPALPIVPYRNVEDAVERANATHYGLSGSVWSSDPEKAAAVARELECGSAWVNQHLAIAPNLPFGGAKWSGIGVENGPWGLLGFTEIQVVNVAKA
- a CDS encoding DnaJ domain-containing protein, with translation MTQSDTNLQEIKALARVIDRVDYYRLLKLEPGATSEALRSAYHDARRRFHPDAYLAQSDDVRDAVDVIARRITEGYLVLRDRTRRAAYDSALSSGQVRYNPELEQEKKVEADAARGTTPNGKRYYTLHLEAERAGDAVKAHANLKTALTFEPKNAAFKAKLEALEAELKAQRKKSPGHQIGR